Proteins encoded in a region of the Thermus sp. LT1-2-5 genome:
- a CDS encoding GNAT family N-acetyltransferase, translated as MRVVGRRVYWRWYGEVLLEGGVFLRMSGDVAKWLRPGDRVRLATGFKKPLLGFDEYALEGAFPIWPPFSRDLVHVRESPLGQEVYRYRLRVREATYEGDFEAIAELEQFHYASEKEVVALWVCTQCHKTLLANAKPLCDCGGEARLKEIRGSTPASRFLVLELVERLPFEPKILGYLRLDPPIPRMHRKTPEGVERDIREKIFPRDWFHPTYEGGRDWEAALDRVHTAAARIARVVVHPDYRSEGFGGLLVRMALEWARERGAPEGRREKHLVYTVAQMARYHPFFEKVGFRYLFDTASGRPVLFYPLTEEAQAYLERFLQEDPLARAHGGRLFQPRFGRVEGLKGPIRLQGVHKAYRSHLDLKGLSPEVAEALAAFGVKARVVERAVLRGAELEIPPGSLAVLAGASGAGKTTLLRLLLGEPPDLGQVRVPPGRRVAYIPGEREVELGEEAVLEAVYRRLGDVGAAIEVLNRVGLSDAVLYRAKPKELSTGQRERFRLALLLAHRPDLLLIDEFAAHLDVPTARRVALGLGKLCREAGITLVAATHRPEVIAALDPDLLVFVGYGGLTTAPRRGPRT; from the coding sequence ATGCGGGTCGTAGGGCGCAGGGTCTACTGGCGTTGGTACGGGGAGGTGCTGTTGGAGGGGGGCGTTTTCCTGCGCATGTCGGGGGATGTGGCCAAGTGGCTTCGGCCCGGGGACCGGGTACGCCTTGCCACCGGGTTCAAGAAGCCCCTCTTGGGCTTTGACGAGTATGCCCTGGAGGGGGCCTTCCCCATCTGGCCCCCCTTTAGCCGGGACCTGGTACACGTGCGGGAAAGCCCCTTGGGCCAGGAGGTCTACCGCTACCGCCTGCGCGTGCGGGAGGCCACCTACGAGGGGGACTTTGAGGCCATCGCCGAGCTGGAGCAGTTCCACTACGCTTCGGAGAAGGAGGTGGTGGCCCTTTGGGTCTGCACCCAGTGCCACAAGACCCTTCTCGCCAACGCCAAGCCCCTTTGCGACTGCGGCGGGGAGGCGCGGCTCAAGGAGATCCGGGGCTCCACCCCAGCGAGCCGCTTTTTGGTCCTGGAGCTTGTGGAGCGCCTCCCCTTCGAGCCCAAAATCCTGGGCTACCTGCGCCTGGACCCTCCCATCCCCCGCATGCACCGCAAGACCCCAGAAGGGGTGGAGCGGGACATCCGGGAGAAGATTTTCCCCAGGGACTGGTTCCACCCCACCTACGAGGGGGGAAGGGACTGGGAGGCGGCCCTGGACCGGGTCCACACCGCCGCCGCCCGCATCGCCCGGGTGGTGGTCCACCCCGATTACCGCTCGGAGGGCTTCGGCGGCCTTTTGGTGCGCATGGCCCTGGAGTGGGCCCGGGAGCGGGGAGCCCCGGAGGGGAGGCGGGAGAAGCACCTGGTCTACACCGTCGCCCAGATGGCCCGCTACCACCCCTTTTTTGAGAAGGTGGGCTTCCGGTATCTCTTCGATACCGCCTCGGGGCGCCCCGTGCTCTTTTACCCTTTGACCGAGGAGGCCCAGGCCTATCTGGAGCGTTTCCTTCAAGAAGACCCCCTGGCCCGGGCCCATGGGGGGCGGCTCTTCCAGCCCCGGTTTGGCCGGGTGGAGGGCCTAAAGGGGCCCATACGGCTCCAAGGGGTCCACAAGGCCTACCGGAGCCACCTGGACCTCAAAGGGCTCTCTCCGGAGGTGGCGGAGGCCTTGGCCGCCTTTGGGGTAAAGGCCCGGGTGGTGGAGCGGGCGGTCTTGAGGGGGGCGGAGCTGGAGATCCCCCCGGGGAGCCTGGCGGTCCTGGCGGGGGCGAGCGGGGCGGGGAAGACCACCCTGCTCCGCCTCCTTTTGGGCGAGCCCCCGGACCTGGGCCAGGTGAGGGTGCCCCCGGGGCGGCGGGTAGCCTACATCCCCGGGGAGCGGGAGGTGGAGCTGGGGGAGGAGGCGGTCCTCGAGGCGGTCTACCGGAGGCTAGGGGACGTGGGAGCGGCCATCGAGGTCTTGAACCGCGTGGGGCTTTCCGACGCCGTGCTTTACCGGGCCAAACCTAAGGAGCTTTCCACGGGGCAAAGGGAGCGCTTCCGCTTGGCCCTCCTTCTTGCCCATCGGCCAGACCTCCTCCTCATCGACGAGTTTGCCGCCCATCTGGACGTGCCCACCGCCCGCCGGGTGGCCTTGGGCTTGGGCAAGCTTTGCCGGGAGGCGGGGATCACCCTGGTGGCCGCCACCCACCGCCCGGAGGTCATCGCCGCCTTGGACCCCGACCTTCTGGTCTTCGTGGGCTACGGGGGGCTCACCACGGCACCTCGGAGAGGTCCACGAACATGA